One Syntrophorhabdaceae bacterium genomic region harbors:
- the pal gene encoding peptidoglycan-associated lipoprotein Pal, whose translation MKIKWFGIITLVFVLGIFFSFGCGQQVVKTEAEKPKAPEVQVVVPKAEEAKKEEPAPVAEKEVPKAAPVAAVELKDIFFDFDKYNIRPGDAETLKKNLDWFKANPGKKVRIEGHCDERGTVEYNLVLGQKRADSTKNYLINLGVNGKLLETVSYGKERPFDPGHNEEAWAKNRRAHFLVIK comes from the coding sequence ATGAAGATTAAATGGTTTGGCATAATAACCTTGGTATTTGTATTAGGTATATTCTTTTCTTTTGGTTGTGGACAGCAGGTTGTAAAGACAGAGGCTGAAAAACCAAAGGCACCTGAGGTTCAAGTGGTAGTCCCAAAGGCTGAGGAGGCAAAAAAGGAAGAACCTGCGCCTGTAGCGGAAAAAGAGGTGCCAAAGGCAGCACCTGTGGCTGCAGTTGAACTTAAAGATATATTCTTTGACTTTGATAAATACAATATAAGACCGGGTGATGCAGAGACGCTCAAAAAAAACCTCGACTGGTTTAAAGCAAACCCAGGAAAAAAGGTAAGGATAGAAGGACACTGTGACGAAAGAGGGACCGTGGAATACAACCTTGTCCTTGGCCAGAAAAGGGCTGATTCTACAAAAAATTACTTGATAAATCTTGGCGTTAATGGAAAACTCCTGGAGACTGTGAGTTATGGCAAAGAAAGACCCTTTGACCCAGGCCACAATGAAGAGGCATGGGCAAAAAACAGAAGGGCGCACTTTCTGGTGATAAAATAG
- a CDS encoding hexose kinase — MISVIALSPCLDINFYVDELIYDDVNKVVLEKKWPSGKGIDVARAILGLGGEATVFGFIGGYRGLELESMLINEGIVCDFVRVNSETRSNITIQQKNKRLKTLLATHDLVVSPVDISIFLEKIRAMNANNMVIISSGHPKGINELLFYQIITMLKEKGVKVVFDADGNALQKVIDAHPYMIKPNIHEFSRLIKKQVAQVDEIVEAAMPLLEKVDLIVVSMGAKGAIAITKEKVLHAVPPTVKVRSSMGAGDYLIAGMTFLLSCGDDIENALVLGVACGTAATLRQEQHPLAKKEVEEIKKNVIIKKF; from the coding sequence ATGATATCTGTAATTGCATTGAGCCCATGCCTCGACATAAATTTTTATGTTGATGAACTCATCTATGATGATGTAAACAAGGTGGTTTTGGAAAAAAAATGGCCTTCAGGAAAAGGCATTGATGTCGCAAGGGCTATATTGGGATTAGGCGGTGAGGCAACGGTTTTTGGTTTTATCGGTGGTTACAGGGGTCTTGAATTAGAAAGCATGCTCATAAATGAGGGTATTGTCTGCGACTTTGTAAGGGTCAACTCTGAAACCCGTTCAAATATAACTATTCAACAGAAAAACAAAAGACTTAAAACCCTTCTTGCTACCCACGACCTTGTGGTATCGCCTGTGGATATATCCATCTTCCTGGAGAAGATAAGGGCGATGAATGCAAATAATATGGTAATAATAAGCAGCGGTCATCCAAAAGGTATAAATGAGCTTTTATTTTATCAGATTATAACCATGCTAAAGGAAAAGGGTGTTAAGGTTGTCTTTGATGCAGATGGAAATGCGCTGCAAAAAGTCATCGATGCCCATCCTTATATGATAAAACCGAATATACATGAGTTCAGCAGGCTAATAAAAAAACAGGTTGCCCAAGTAGATGAGATTGTTGAGGCCGCAATGCCCTTACTCGAAAAGGTTGATTTAATCGTGGTATCTATGGGTGCAAAAGGGGCTATTGCCATAACAAAAGAAAAGGTTTTGCATGCTGTCCCTCCCACAGTTAAGGTGAGAAGCTCTATGGGTGCAGGAGACTATTTGATTGCAGGGATGACCTTTTTACTGTCTTGTGGTGATGATATAGAAAATGCCCTTGTCCTGGGTGTTGCTTGTGGAACAGCAGCCACTTTAAGACAAGAGCAACACCCTTTGGCAAAAAAAGAGGTAGAAGAAATCAAAAAAAATGTGATTATAAAAAAATTTTAA
- a CDS encoding outer membrane protein transport protein yields MKIIFIFLFLFIPHLVFGAAFLIYNQDVKANSMGMAASASIDNSSAVFYNPAILPNLKGFGFLVGDIIAYPKMTYKDPISGESFVTKSGSHHIPHLYMRYTKERFSAGIGVFSPFGLSTEWPKNWIGRYNIVYAGIKTTFLNPVMAYKINDVISIGGGISYVKSEVTFKNAINLFPLQDGLASLSGHGDGIGYNGAALFNLPRDFALSLTYRSPVKIKYRGRANFYLPPPFAPISTEASTRLTLPFIFATGIAKKTEKAVFEADILYTGWSSMSHYRISSDNGMADGFFYKNWRNSMSIALGMNYLAGKNTEARAGYMYDRTPIPKKTLGPELPDSTRHIFTMGMTYKKGDYRINLGYQATFFNDTRSYLTGLDGKYSGFAHLVMLGLGFEK; encoded by the coding sequence ATGAAAATAATCTTTATTTTTTTATTTTTATTTATTCCCCATTTAGTCTTTGGTGCAGCATTTCTTATATATAATCAGGATGTCAAGGCAAACAGCATGGGTATGGCTGCCAGTGCCTCTATAGACAATAGTTCTGCTGTATTCTACAATCCTGCCATACTTCCTAACCTGAAAGGTTTTGGGTTTTTAGTGGGTGACATCATAGCATACCCAAAGATGACCTACAAAGACCCTATTTCAGGTGAAAGTTTTGTAACAAAATCAGGTTCTCACCATATACCCCATCTATATATGAGATATACAAAAGAAAGGTTCTCTGCCGGTATCGGGGTATTTTCACCCTTTGGTCTCTCCACAGAATGGCCTAAAAACTGGATAGGTAGATACAATATAGTATATGCAGGTATCAAAACCACCTTTTTAAATCCTGTTATGGCATATAAGATAAATGATGTCATATCTATAGGCGGTGGCATCTCATATGTTAAAAGTGAAGTTACATTTAAAAACGCCATAAACCTATTTCCGCTCCAGGATGGGCTGGCAAGCCTCTCCGGCCATGGGGACGGGATAGGGTATAACGGCGCTGCCCTTTTTAATCTACCTCGTGATTTTGCCTTATCCTTAACATACAGGAGCCCCGTGAAAATAAAATACAGGGGAAGGGCAAACTTTTATCTCCCCCCTCCTTTTGCCCCTATTTCCACAGAAGCATCTACAAGACTCACCCTGCCTTTTATATTTGCCACAGGTATCGCAAAAAAAACCGAAAAAGCTGTTTTTGAGGCAGATATATTATATACTGGGTGGTCATCCATGAGCCATTATCGGATTTCATCAGATAATGGAATGGCAGATGGATTTTTTTATAAAAACTGGAGAAATTCCATGAGTATTGCCCTGGGCATGAACTATCTCGCAGGAAAAAATACGGAAGCGAGGGCAGGGTATATGTATGACAGGACACCTATACCTAAAAAGACCCTTGGCCCTGAACTTCCAGACAGCACAAGGCATATTTTTACTATGGGTATGACCTACAAAAAAGGTGATTATAGGATAAACTTAGGCTACCAGGCCACCTTTTTTAATGATACCAGGTCTTACTTGACAGGATTAGATGGTAAATATAGTGGCTTTGCCCACCTTGTCATGCTGGGCTTAGGGTTTGAAAAATGA
- a CDS encoding nucleoside recognition domain-containing protein: MTENIKKSALVNIKKGIANGLSITFVMVKVIVPCYILIEIIKHMGIIGTISDFFKPFMKFMGLPGEAALGLIAGYAINLYAAIAVLSPLNLSTKDITIIALILGISHSLSVETPVTQQTGVNAWVLLILRILLSLLAGAGLNILWKLF, encoded by the coding sequence ATGACAGAGAATATAAAAAAAAGCGCCTTGGTAAATATAAAAAAAGGGATTGCAAACGGGCTTTCCATCACCTTTGTCATGGTCAAGGTCATTGTCCCCTGTTATATCCTTATCGAGATTATAAAACACATGGGTATCATAGGCACAATAAGCGATTTTTTTAAGCCCTTTATGAAATTTATGGGGCTTCCTGGCGAGGCAGCCCTTGGCCTCATAGCAGGTTATGCCATAAACCTATATGCTGCCATTGCAGTCCTTTCACCCCTTAATCTTTCCACTAAAGATATTACAATCATTGCTTTGATTTTGGGTATATCCCATAGTTTGTCTGTAGAGACCCCGGTGACACAGCAGACAGGTGTAAATGCATGGGTGCTTCTTATTTTAAGAATACTGCTTAGTTTATTGGCAGGGGCAGGCCTGAACATCTTATGGAAGTTATTTTAA
- the hisS gene encoding histidine--tRNA ligase, translating to MEKIKTLRGFRDIYGDEVERFRYIEDISRKYLGLFGFKEIIIPVLENTGLFVRSIGDTTDIVEKEMFTFRDSGGDSVTLRPEATAGMVRAYLETGKYAQERISKLFSIGPMFRHERPQKGRYREFRQIDVEVFGVEAPIIDAELIWMISLMLKSMGMQEYTIEVNSVGCPVCREGFKGLMVEYFNNRRNGLCEDCNRRLEKNPLRIFDCKNPECKEISSSSPLLFDNLCSHCKTHFDEFLTYINDFGIQIRVNKRLVRGLDYYTKTVFEVISGSLGAQNAFLAGGRYDHLVKSMGGPPVPGIGFAIGVDRLSLLIELPGSKNGNAIFLAYLGERAKRLIVPLMKLFSENHIRFFYLPDAKSLKSQMRYADSLGADMVIIIGDHELDKGEMVVRDMAQGNQISLPLDLTSLMENLKGLFKR from the coding sequence ATGGAAAAGATAAAAACCTTAAGAGGATTTAGAGACATCTATGGAGATGAGGTAGAAAGATTCAGATACATAGAGGATATTTCCAGGAAGTATCTGGGGCTTTTTGGTTTTAAAGAAATCATAATACCAGTATTAGAAAATACAGGTCTCTTTGTAAGGAGCATAGGAGATACCACAGATATTGTTGAAAAGGAGATGTTTACCTTCAGGGATAGCGGTGGCGATTCTGTTACACTCAGGCCTGAGGCAACTGCAGGTATGGTAAGGGCATACCTTGAAACAGGCAAATATGCCCAGGAGAGGATTAGCAAGCTATTTTCCATAGGGCCCATGTTCAGGCATGAAAGGCCTCAAAAAGGGAGGTATAGAGAATTCAGGCAGATCGATGTGGAGGTATTTGGTGTCGAGGCGCCTATTATTGATGCAGAACTAATTTGGATGATATCCCTTATGCTTAAATCCATGGGTATGCAAGAATACACCATAGAGGTAAACAGCGTAGGATGTCCTGTATGCAGGGAGGGATTCAAAGGGTTGATGGTGGAATATTTTAACAACCGAAGAAATGGTCTTTGTGAAGATTGCAATAGAAGGCTGGAAAAAAATCCCCTTAGGATCTTTGATTGTAAAAACCCTGAATGTAAAGAAATTAGCAGTTCATCGCCCCTGTTGTTTGATAACCTCTGTAGCCATTGTAAGACACATTTTGATGAATTTTTAACTTATATAAACGATTTTGGCATACAAATTAGAGTCAATAAAAGGCTTGTTCGTGGTCTTGATTACTACACAAAAACCGTGTTTGAGGTCATATCAGGCAGCCTGGGTGCCCAAAATGCCTTTCTGGCAGGGGGCAGATATGACCATCTTGTTAAGTCTATGGGAGGGCCTCCTGTCCCTGGCATAGGCTTTGCAATAGGCGTGGATAGGCTTTCTCTGCTCATAGAATTGCCTGGTTCAAAAAATGGAAATGCCATTTTCCTGGCTTACTTAGGTGAAAGGGCAAAAAGACTCATAGTCCCCTTGATGAAGCTCTTTAGCGAAAACCATATAAGGTTTTTTTATCTCCCCGATGCAAAGTCATTAAAATCACAGATGCGCTATGCAGATTCTCTGGGGGCAGATATGGTTATCATAATAGGCGACCATGAGTTAGACAAAGGCGAGATGGTTGTAAGGGACATGGCTCAAGGTAACCAGATAAGCCTGCCTCTTGATCTTACAAGCCTTATGGAAAACCTAAAGGGTCTTTTTAAAAGATAA
- a CDS encoding thiamine pyrophosphate-binding protein, which yields MQAKYEIANFLKQNNINDIFYLPGIHTISLDEAFRAYGLNVIMGRHESNITFMADGYARASGKTGVLFVTPGPGLGNVVSGCMEAYGDDTPLIIFHIDTKREEHGRGILHELAEPENIFRYFIKRAYYVSSLDELIPSLKSAYTEATTNRKGPTIISIPFVFLDREIPKETTKKPLSAVSFTEQKGSLTMEEMAEKIEAIIQNKERPVIICGKSAMFEYAGQTLAKMCMNASIPFFITTGGKGVLDERLPCCLGNVIQKGVAQRVLRESDLVIAIGTRLRDVDAKRRGVKIKDLIHIDLDNQWLNKNYPSTIACAWDIKGFISMLEGILHKKTFAWDLKLIKKQRQEERMVLLKKEKGYGIVEAIRSSIPEDTITIWDLNLISYWAEYYFPAYKQRTFISPRGISPIFYGIPASIGAKIGVPNAPCMAISGDGGALPCLSELSTIKRYNIPVVILIYNNESFGILEDMMVKRYNIGGSMGLVNPDFVKISKDFGINGKKVGSPEGLKKTLKAMTWDEPYVIEFKYPLFSPPWDT from the coding sequence ATGCAGGCCAAATATGAGATAGCAAATTTTCTAAAGCAAAATAATATCAATGATATATTCTACCTACCAGGCATACACACCATCTCCTTGGATGAGGCATTCAGGGCCTATGGCCTAAATGTCATCATGGGTAGACATGAGTCAAATATCACCTTTATGGCAGACGGTTACGCAAGGGCATCAGGCAAAACAGGGGTATTGTTTGTTACCCCAGGACCAGGGTTAGGCAATGTAGTTTCAGGCTGCATGGAGGCTTATGGCGACGATACACCATTAATAATCTTCCATATAGATACAAAAAGAGAAGAACACGGCAGAGGTATACTCCATGAACTGGCAGAACCTGAAAACATCTTTAGATATTTCATAAAAAGGGCCTATTATGTGTCTTCCCTTGATGAACTCATACCTTCATTGAAATCTGCATACACAGAAGCAACAACGAACAGGAAAGGGCCTACCATCATATCTATACCCTTTGTCTTCCTGGACAGAGAAATACCTAAAGAAACAACCAAAAAACCCTTAAGTGCAGTATCTTTTACAGAACAAAAAGGGTCTCTAACTATGGAGGAAATGGCAGAAAAGATAGAGGCAATCATACAAAACAAAGAAAGGCCTGTTATTATATGCGGCAAATCAGCCATGTTTGAATATGCTGGCCAGACACTGGCCAAGATGTGTATGAATGCATCCATACCTTTTTTTATAACCACCGGGGGCAAGGGCGTTTTAGATGAAAGACTTCCCTGTTGCCTTGGAAATGTAATACAAAAAGGAGTTGCCCAAAGGGTCTTAAGGGAATCAGATCTGGTAATTGCTATTGGCACAAGACTAAGGGATGTAGACGCAAAAAGAAGGGGTGTAAAGATAAAAGATCTTATACATATAGATTTAGATAACCAATGGCTTAACAAAAACTATCCTTCGACAATTGCTTGTGCCTGGGATATAAAGGGTTTTATTTCTATGCTTGAAGGCATCCTCCATAAAAAAACATTTGCCTGGGATTTAAAACTTATTAAAAAACAAAGGCAGGAAGAGAGGATGGTATTACTTAAAAAAGAAAAAGGCTATGGTATTGTAGAGGCTATAAGGTCTTCTATCCCGGAAGATACCATCACAATATGGGATCTTAACCTAATTTCTTACTGGGCAGAATACTATTTCCCCGCATATAAACAACGGACATTTATATCACCAAGGGGTATTTCACCCATATTTTATGGTATCCCTGCCTCAATAGGAGCAAAGATCGGTGTGCCAAATGCGCCCTGCATGGCCATTTCCGGAGATGGAGGGGCACTGCCCTGTTTAAGTGAACTCTCTACCATAAAAAGATACAATATCCCAGTAGTTATACTCATATACAATAACGAATCCTTTGGAATACTCGAGGACATGATGGTAAAAAGATACAATATAGGCGGCTCCATGGGGCTTGTAAACCCTGATTTTGTAAAGATTTCCAAAGACTTTGGCATTAATGGAAAAAAAGTAGGTTCTCCAGAGGGCCTTAAAAAGACACTCAAGGCCATGACATGGGATGAGCCATATGTAATAGAATTTAAATATCCCTTGTTTTCACCTCCCTGGGATACATGA
- a CDS encoding XRE family transcriptional regulator: MKIDGASIGERIKMLRQAKSLTQEELAIRAGLTKGFISQIERNLTSLSVESLIGILDALDEKPSTFFDGALDEKIVFKAKDRVDLEMDNVKAFQILVPAAQNRQMDPALLELSAQEKTPEEEPHEGEEFGFVMNGSIELVLGGKVYKIKKGECFYFRATKKHYIVNKKKNKAYVLWVSSPPNF, translated from the coding sequence ATGAAAATTGACGGTGCAAGCATAGGTGAACGGATAAAAATGCTAAGGCAGGCTAAGTCCCTTACGCAGGAAGAGTTAGCTATAAGGGCAGGATTAACAAAAGGGTTTATCTCGCAGATAGAGAGAAATCTTACATCGCTATCCGTCGAGAGCCTGATCGGTATCCTTGATGCCCTTGATGAAAAACCATCTACCTTTTTTGACGGTGCCCTGGATGAGAAGATTGTTTTTAAGGCAAAAGATAGGGTTGACCTTGAGATGGACAATGTAAAGGCTTTTCAAATACTTGTGCCTGCTGCTCAGAACAGACAGATGGACCCTGCTCTTTTGGAATTAAGTGCCCAGGAGAAGACCCCTGAAGAAGAGCCCCATGAAGGAGAGGAATTTGGTTTTGTAATGAATGGTAGCATAGAGCTTGTTTTAGGTGGTAAGGTTTATAAAATTAAAAAAGGGGAATGTTTTTATTTCAGGGCTACAAAAAAGCACTATATAGTCAACAAAAAGAAGAATAAGGCATATGTTTTATGGGTATCTTCGCCTCCAAACTTTTAA